A portion of the Cyanobium sp. PCC 7001 genome contains these proteins:
- a CDS encoding DUF2256 domain-containing protein has product MKPSASMPHHQDRPTKLCAFCGRPFQWRRKWKAVWEEVRYCSDRCRSSARTPENRRRRASSSSEADNSP; this is encoded by the coding sequence ATGAAGCCCTCGGCCTCCATGCCCCACCACCAGGACCGCCCCACCAAGCTCTGCGCCTTCTGCGGCCGCCCCTTCCAGTGGCGCCGCAAGTGGAAGGCCGTCTGGGAGGAGGTGCGCTACTGCTCGGACCGCTGCCGCAGCAGTGCCCGCACGCCGGAAAACAGACGCCGCAGGGCCTCCTCCAGCTCGGAGGCGGACAACAGCCCGTAG
- a CDS encoding DUF938 domain-containing protein: MLFSPACERNREPILAVLRQWLPAGSPPAGITVLEVGSGSGQHGVFFTQQLPGLTWQPSDQAAGLDPLQERIALEGALRPAPGSRLLPALTLSVDDDHAWPAGPYDAVFSANTAHIMAETAVAALIAGSARVLGPGGLLLLYGPFCDNGVHTAESNAAFDAHLRSLDPAMGVRDTVDLHGLAGEHGLESRADVAMPANNRILIWERRG; encoded by the coding sequence ATGCTGTTCTCTCCGGCCTGTGAACGCAACCGGGAACCGATCCTGGCGGTGCTGCGCCAGTGGTTGCCAGCCGGAAGCCCCCCAGCCGGGATCACCGTGCTGGAGGTCGGTTCCGGCAGCGGTCAGCATGGCGTGTTCTTCACCCAGCAGCTGCCTGGGCTCACCTGGCAGCCGAGCGACCAGGCCGCCGGCCTGGATCCCCTGCAGGAGCGGATCGCGCTGGAGGGGGCGTTACGGCCCGCCCCCGGGTCCCGGCTGCTGCCGGCCCTGACCCTCAGCGTGGACGACGACCACGCCTGGCCGGCCGGCCCCTACGACGCGGTGTTCAGCGCCAACACCGCCCACATCATGGCTGAAACCGCCGTGGCGGCCCTCATCGCCGGCAGTGCCCGGGTGCTGGGCCCGGGCGGCCTGCTGCTGCTCTACGGCCCCTTCTGCGACAACGGCGTGCACACGGCGGAGAGCAATGCGGCCTTCGACGCCCATCTGCGCAGCCTGGATCCGGCCATGGGGGTCCGCGACACGGTGGACCTGCACGGCCTGGCAGGCGAGCACGGATTGGAGTCACGGGCAGATGTGGCGATGCCGGCCAACAACCGGATCCTGATCTGGGAGCGCCGCGGATGA
- the trpA gene encoding tryptophan synthase subunit alpha → MSAAPTPIQERFNQLRGQGRCALMPFLMAGDPDLATTRSTLLALQAAGADLVELGIPYSDPLADGPVIQAAASRALAAATTPAGVLEMLAGLRGELTLPVVLFTYSNPLLNRGMEAFCRDAAAAGAAGLVVPDLPLEEAEKLSGIATAEGLDLVLLVAPTTPAERMVRIHHASRGFTYLVSVTGVTGVRSSLESRVGPLVQQLKAQGDTPVAVGFGISGPEQARQVRDWGADGAIVGSALVKVMAAAHADGNDVGAAAGRFCSTLRSGLDG, encoded by the coding sequence GTGTCCGCCGCTCCCACCCCGATCCAAGAGCGTTTCAACCAGCTGCGGGGGCAGGGCCGCTGTGCCCTGATGCCCTTCCTGATGGCGGGCGATCCCGACCTGGCCACCACCCGATCCACCCTGCTGGCCCTGCAGGCCGCCGGAGCCGACCTGGTGGAGCTGGGCATTCCCTACAGCGACCCGCTCGCTGATGGGCCCGTGATCCAGGCCGCCGCCAGCCGGGCTCTGGCCGCCGCCACCACCCCGGCCGGGGTCCTGGAGATGCTGGCGGGGCTTCGGGGGGAACTCACGCTGCCTGTGGTGCTGTTCACCTACAGCAATCCCCTGCTCAACCGGGGCATGGAGGCCTTCTGCCGCGACGCTGCCGCCGCCGGGGCCGCCGGACTGGTGGTGCCGGATCTGCCCCTGGAGGAGGCGGAGAAACTCTCCGGCATCGCCACCGCGGAAGGGCTGGATCTGGTGCTGCTGGTGGCCCCCACCACGCCCGCCGAGCGCATGGTGCGGATTCACCATGCCAGCCGAGGCTTCACCTATCTGGTGAGTGTCACCGGCGTGACGGGCGTGCGCAGCAGCCTGGAATCCCGCGTGGGGCCCCTGGTGCAGCAGCTCAAGGCCCAGGGGGATACGCCGGTGGCGGTGGGCTTCGGAATCTCGGGACCCGAGCAGGCACGGCAGGTGCGCGACTGGGGCGCCGACGGCGCCATCGTGGGCAGCGCCCTGGTGAAGGTGATGGCCGCAGCCCATGCCGATGGGAACGATGTGGGCGCCGCCGCCGGCCGGTTCTGCTCCACGCTGCGGAGCGGACTGGACGGCTGA